The genomic region AAATATTCAGTTTGATTTGTTATGCAGTAATCGTAATAAATTCCTTTTTCATCCTCTTTATCTTTCGAACTGCCCCAAGCGTTAACAATTTTTATTTTTTTCCAATTAGGGGTTTCTCTCTTTTTCTCTACACAAAACCGTGTAATTAAATCTCGAAATTGATTTTTAAGTGAACGAGTATTGAAGGTTATCGCAATATCCCAGTCCGGATTTTGAGTATGAAAATATGCTGCCTTTAATGCAAGTACAATGGTTTTTCCTGAACCTGCAAGACCACGGATTCTTTGTATTCCTTCAAAGTATTCTATAACAGCTTTCTCTTGGTTCCTGTCTAGAGTCGCGATTGTAGTTTCTAAGTCTCTAACTTTAGCTCCTCTAGAATTTTCTTTTTTAATTTCTCTAGTTGAAACCTTTTTTAAACTAACTACAGATTGTAGAATTGAAAGTACTTTTGTAAATAGTTGATTGTTTTTCCAAACATTCCTCTTTTGAATAAATTCGTTTAAATCATCCGTACTCGAAACTAAAAACTCTTCTAAGTTCGTTTCACAAAGTTCACCAGCATAACTTATGACTTCGATGTTAACTAGAAACTCTCTTCTTCCTTTTTTTAATTCTGGATATGCGATTAATTGAGATTCTATCTTACTAAATATTATATCTTGTCGAGAAGTAAAATTGTCTAGTTCTTCAATCTTTTCGATTAAGTCAAATATTATAATTCCATATTTTTCAGATATCCAAAGTGCATCTACGGTCACACTATCATCTCCAGTAAATAGGATTGGGTAACCAATGTACAAATACCCATCAAAATCAGATTGTTCAAAGAAATCAACAAGTATTTTGCTTGTAACGTGCTTTTTTGTAATTCCTTTGTTTATTTCTATCATTCAGTCTTTTTTAAATGAAGCACAACGGTTGCATTTAACACTGTTGCACATATATACTTTCAAATATAGTATAAAATTAAATACGGTTTTTGGATGCACATTTTAGAAGTCTATAAGGATATATTCTAAATTAAAAAACCAATAACATTGGATGGCAAATAATTATACAGTCATTATTTTTAGCTTTGTGATGTTTTCTTCTTTTTAAAATCCTGTATTTCGCGATCCCTCAAAGAATCATATATCTTTGAAAAATCATTCAATTTATGCCCCATCGCTTCAATAATCAAAAACAATGTGGTTGCGTTCGGGCTAGATTTAGCATTAAAAATATCCGTAACCGTAGCTTTTCTAATCCCGGCATTTAAAGCAATTGTATTGTAGCTGTTGCCCACCAAATCTTTTTCATCCTTAGTAAGTAGCTTACTCTTTTGTAAAAGGATTTTTAAGCTAATTGCAATTCTAATTTTTATATTTTCCTGTAGTCCACTTTCCACATATGCAATTAACTTCATAACAAATAAATTATCGGTACGCTTGACCGTTCCGATAATTTATATTATATTTGGCATTGTATCTCAAATAGATACATACTATTGTTATATATTTGCAATTCTTCAAATAAAAAATATTAGAAGCAATTGCTTTGAATCTCGTTCTCAAAAACTGGCGTTTTTAAATTACCACGAGATAGTAAGCAGATTGCTCACGACCGCGGGCGTGGGCTCTCTTATTCGTGGTATGGGTACCGCCAGTGCCTTGAGAACAATGAGTTGAGTTTCGCGCCCAATTTTATTAGGTAACTCTTCTGTTCTTAGCTTTTGTTACTATCTTTTAAGAAGTTTTGCCGTAAGAAATGGTTTGTTTATGAAAAACCAATATGAAAACAATATAAAGGAAATAGGGGGAAAGCTAATAAGGGCGCAGTACAATGTGACCTTTACCATATATTCCATTCTTTTTCCTAAAAAACCAAAATGTCCAATATAGGATATTTTTCAGTGTTACGGGAGTGACGTTATACCTTCTGCGTATGCAGAAATCTTGCATTGTATTGTTATGATATGATGACCGGTACTTAGAAATTCTTTTTTCTCCCGTAATGAACGTCCACACATTATCACGGTATCCGGCCGTGTCACGAGTAAGCATTTAATTTTATTAGTTCCCCTATGCCCTGCATTAAGAGGTATATAGCATGTTATACCCCTAGAATGTAATCTATTTTTATTTTGTTAAAAATGGAAATGGATATAAACAAGAAGACCTTCCGCAGTTGTTGGAGACTTTCGGAAGGCCTTGGTATCAATTAAACGATGTCTAACTAATAACAATTCAAAATTATGCAAAAAAAATGTGTAATAAGGAGTAGGTGCCTACTATTTTGGGTGCTACCTATCCTTTTTTTAATCGTGCATTCCGTAATGGGGAATGCAGACAGTAAATTCCTCAAATTTGATTTAGCTATTTTTCAACATCAGGTCAAGGGGCTGGTCACCGATAGCAATGGAATCCCCATCCAGGGGGTGAACGTTGGGGTAAAGAACACCGCCCACGGTACTTTCACAAACAATGAGGGCGTTTTTACCATCGATGCCGGCCCTACTGATGTTCTGACTTTTAGCTATATCGGTTTTAAAACAAAAGAAATCCCTCTTGGGGATGACTTGGAAGTAACCGTGGTTCTGGAAGAGGATATTACCAATCTCGGGGAGGTTACAGTCAATGCCGGCTACTATACCGTTTCCGAGCGCGAGCGGACAGGGAATATAGCAAAGGTAACCGCAGAGGAAATAGAGCTGCAACCCGTATTAAGCCCCATACAGGCATTGCAGGGGCGTATGGCGGGCGTTGAAGTTATTCCCGGGGGAAACCAGCCTGGGATGGCGTCGACCATACGCATCAGGGGACAGAACAGTTTGCGTGATGAAGGGAATTACCCCCTATATATTATCGATGGGGTGCCAGTGAATTCAGCTCCAGTGGAAAGTAATAGTTTGCTTGGGAGTACCGGAATAGACCCTTTAAACACGTTGAATTTATCCAATATTGAAAGTATAGAGGTATTAAAGGATGCAGATGCCACGGCCATCTATGGTTCCCGAGGGGCCAATGGGATCATTTTAATTACGACCAAAAAGGGGCGGCAAGAAAAAACAGCTATAGAGGCCCGTATATATACTGGAATGGCCACACTTCCTAATCGGATAGATTTACTTACTACAGAACAGTACCTACAAATTAGAAGGAAAGCCTTTGAAAATGACGGGATACAACCCAATGAATCCAACGCTCCCGATTTAAAACTTTGGGACCAAAATAGGTATACCGATTGGCAGGATTACTTTTTTGGTGGGACTTCCCCCATTACCGATGTAAATTTGGCAGTATCAGGAGGCAATGAAAATACATCCTTTCGCTTGGGGGGCTCTTACCATACGCAAGGTTCCATTTACCCCGGTGACTACGATTACAATAAAGTAACTGCGGGCTTGAACCTGAACCATACCTCCGATAATAAAAAACTGGGTATAGACCTTTCTGTGAATTATGGTGTGGATACCAACAATTTGGTAGGAGCAGTCAATCTATCGAGTAGCATCTTTGGGATACCGCCGAATGCCCCACCTATTTTTAACGATGATGGTAGCCTACATTGGGAAGAATGGAGTATGGCCCGGTTGAGCAATCCATTACAGGGATATTTTAATACCAGCACGACCACGATAAATAACCTAGTATCCAACCTTGGGATCTCCTATGAAGTCCTATCCGGCCTAAGCATCAAAACAAACATGGGATATACCTATTACAATAGCGATGAATTGATGAAATTGCCCCGCCGCTCCTATAATCCTGCCTGGTGGACTTTTCTTGACCACCGTTCCCTACACCTGAAATCCGAACGGAAATCCTGGATCATAGAACCGCAGTTAGTGTATAACAAACAAATAGGAAAAGGGAGAATTGAGGCCATTTTGGGGGGTACCTTCCAAGAAAGGGCAGCCAATAGCATAGGAATGGAAGCGATAGGATATATAGACGAGTCGCTTATCGGAAACCTATCGGCGGCCGAGCGTTTGGATAACGGTACCAGTCGGGATACAGAGTATAGATATAGCGCTGTTTTTGCACGTCTGGGGTATAACTGGGACCGAAAATACTATATCAACCTTACCGGTAGGAGGGATGGTTCCTCCCGTTTTGCTTCAGGTAACCGTTTTGCCAATTTTGGGGCTATCGGTACTGCATGGATCTTCTCCGAAGAACCTTTTATAAAAAGACATTTACCATTTTTAAGTTTCGGTAAATTTCGGGGCAGCTATGGTACAACTGGAAATGACCAGATACCGGATTATGGGTATCTCGACGCCTACGAGGCTACTAGGGGACCGGGCGGATTATATCCCACGCAATTGTACAATCCCGATTATTCCTGGGAAGTGAACAAAAAATTGGAGGCGGCCGTTGAACTGGGGTTCCTCAAAGATCGGATCAATGTTGGGGCAAGTTGGTACAGGAACCGCTCGTCCAACCAATTGGTGGGGCTCTCACTTCCGGGGACTACCGGGTTTGCATCCGTACAGGCTAATTTGCCCGCTACCGTGGAGAATAAAGGTTGGGAGATAGAACTGTCCACCCTGAATGTTTCAAATGGAAATTTTCAATGGCAGACTTCCTTTAATATTACTTTTCCCAAGAACAGATTGCTCAGCTATCCCAATATTGAACAATCCCCGTATGCCAATGTCTACCGTGTCGGGCACCCATTAAATATAGACCTTCTCTATCGGTACGAAGGCATCGATCCAGTAACAGGCCTGTACAGCATTGCCGATATCAACGGGGACGATAGGTTGGATTATTTGGACCGGGTGGTGATCAAGGATGTCGATAGAAAGTTTTATGGCGGTATCAACAACCAATTGAATTTTAAGGATTTTTCAGTACAGTTTTTATGGGAATTCGTAAAACAGGAAGGGAAAATAGGTTCCCTGTTCGATGCAGGCCAAATGCGCAACCAGCGTGCAGAAGTATTGCAGGCACTGGAGGACGGGAGCGAGTTCCAACGGATATCAACCCAAATAGAAGCACTCATCGCCAATTCCAATGTTATCAATACCACGTTCCCGTATGAAGATGCCTCTTTCCTTCGTTTAAAAACGCTCTCCATCGGATACCTTTTGCCAGCGGATATAATGGAGACAGTAGGGGTAAATACCTGTAAGCTTTTTTTGACCGGCCAAAACTTGATTACCATTACCGGTTATACCGGGATGGATCCTGAGACCCCAGGACTGGGAACATCATTTGCCGGACTGCGCACCATAAGCTTGGGAGTGGAAGTTAAATTTTAAAAACAGAAAGATATGAAATCAATAATATACATAAAACGGATTGTTGCCATCACTATTTATTGCTGTTTGTTTTCCTGTGAGGATTTTGTTGAAGTTGATGTGCCAAATTCCAAAATAGTAAGTGAAACGGTATTTAATAATGACGAAACTGCCATAGCTGCCATGAAAGGCATCTATAATGAACTGTACCGGGCTTCCTTCAGTAGGGGAGATAGAACCAGTGTTACGGTTTTAAGCGGCCTGTCCTCCGATAATTTGGAAGTTATAGGGACCAATAATCTAAGTGAATTGGAATTCGGACAAAATGAAATCCTGCCCTCCAATGCAAATAACCTTGATCTATGGTCCAGTGCCTATAATATCATTTATATGGCGAATTCACTTTTGGAAGGAGTGGAAAATTCCCAAAATATGACAGCTATCGTTTCCGATCGGTTAAACGGAGAAGCAAAATTTGTACGGGCGTTCGCCTATTTCTATCTGGTAAATCTATATGGAGAGGTACCATTGATATTGACCACCGATTACCAAAAAAACGCTACAGCCGAAAGGACGCCCATCGATCGTATCCAGGAGCAGATAATAGCTGATCTAAAGCAAGCCTCCGAGGTATTGGAGGACAGCTACATGGATGGGGAACGTACCTATATCAACAGCTATGTTGCCAAGGCGCTATTGGCCAGGGCCTATTTGTACCAAAAAGAATGGATGGAAGCTGAAAGCCTCAGTAGTGAGGTGATAGTGCAAACAGCAACCTACGATATACTAAAGGATTTCGATCAGGTTTTCTTGGCCAATAGCCAGGAAGCGATTTGGCAGCTATCCCCATTGGGAAGGGGCAACAGTTTTACCAATACCAATGAAGGCGATATGTTTATATACGATACACAGTCCATTACTGCCCGTTTTAAACTATCCGATGATTTGGTCGATAGTTTTTCGGAAGGGGATAAACGCCTTTTGAATTGGATCGGCTACAATGGGGAGAGGGGCCTATATTTTTCCCATAAATACAAAATCAGGAACAGCACTGCGCAGGTAACCGAATATTCCATGGTACTGCGTTTGGCAGAACAGTTTTTGATACGTGCCGAAGCAAGGGCCATGCAAGGGAAATTGGCAGCTGCTATTGCAGATGTGGACATTATACGTGGTAGGGCGGGAAT from Galbibacter sp. BG1 harbors:
- a CDS encoding helix-turn-helix domain-containing protein; the protein is MKLIAYVESGLQENIKIRIAISLKILLQKSKLLTKDEKDLVGNSYNTIALNAGIRKATVTDIFNAKSSPNATTLFLIIEAMGHKLNDFSKIYDSLRDREIQDFKKKKTSQS
- a CDS encoding SusC/RagA family TonB-linked outer membrane protein, with product MGNADSKFLKFDLAIFQHQVKGLVTDSNGIPIQGVNVGVKNTAHGTFTNNEGVFTIDAGPTDVLTFSYIGFKTKEIPLGDDLEVTVVLEEDITNLGEVTVNAGYYTVSERERTGNIAKVTAEEIELQPVLSPIQALQGRMAGVEVIPGGNQPGMASTIRIRGQNSLRDEGNYPLYIIDGVPVNSAPVESNSLLGSTGIDPLNTLNLSNIESIEVLKDADATAIYGSRGANGIILITTKKGRQEKTAIEARIYTGMATLPNRIDLLTTEQYLQIRRKAFENDGIQPNESNAPDLKLWDQNRYTDWQDYFFGGTSPITDVNLAVSGGNENTSFRLGGSYHTQGSIYPGDYDYNKVTAGLNLNHTSDNKKLGIDLSVNYGVDTNNLVGAVNLSSSIFGIPPNAPPIFNDDGSLHWEEWSMARLSNPLQGYFNTSTTTINNLVSNLGISYEVLSGLSIKTNMGYTYYNSDELMKLPRRSYNPAWWTFLDHRSLHLKSERKSWIIEPQLVYNKQIGKGRIEAILGGTFQERAANSIGMEAIGYIDESLIGNLSAAERLDNGTSRDTEYRYSAVFARLGYNWDRKYYINLTGRRDGSSRFASGNRFANFGAIGTAWIFSEEPFIKRHLPFLSFGKFRGSYGTTGNDQIPDYGYLDAYEATRGPGGLYPTQLYNPDYSWEVNKKLEAAVELGFLKDRINVGASWYRNRSSNQLVGLSLPGTTGFASVQANLPATVENKGWEIELSTLNVSNGNFQWQTSFNITFPKNRLLSYPNIEQSPYANVYRVGHPLNIDLLYRYEGIDPVTGLYSIADINGDDRLDYLDRVVIKDVDRKFYGGINNQLNFKDFSVQFLWEFVKQEGKIGSLFDAGQMRNQRAEVLQALEDGSEFQRISTQIEALIANSNVINTTFPYEDASFLRLKTLSIGYLLPADIMETVGVNTCKLFLTGQNLITITGYTGMDPETPGLGTSFAGLRTISLGVEVKF
- a CDS encoding RagB/SusD family nutrient uptake outer membrane protein, with the translated sequence MKSIIYIKRIVAITIYCCLFSCEDFVEVDVPNSKIVSETVFNNDETAIAAMKGIYNELYRASFSRGDRTSVTVLSGLSSDNLEVIGTNNLSELEFGQNEILPSNANNLDLWSSAYNIIYMANSLLEGVENSQNMTAIVSDRLNGEAKFVRAFAYFYLVNLYGEVPLILTTDYQKNATAERTPIDRIQEQIIADLKQASEVLEDSYMDGERTYINSYVAKALLARAYLYQKEWMEAESLSSEVIVQTATYDILKDFDQVFLANSQEAIWQLSPLGRGNSFTNTNEGDMFIYDTQSITARFKLSDDLVDSFSEGDKRLLNWIGYNGERGLYFSHKYKIRNSTAQVTEYSMVLRLAEQFLIRAEARAMQGKLAAAIADVDIIRGRAGIPLIATANPGINKEALLDTILKERRRELFTEWGHRWNDIRRNEMASEVFGAKNPLWEDTDILYPIPEGEREKNPNLEQNTGY